The Microbacterium sp. KUDC0406 genome includes a window with the following:
- a CDS encoding lipase family protein, with the protein MTPDPVEPADRAGIVTRVRRAATHWLARMPWPVGATLSLIAIALGVVLIIRPTTSLGVLAILIGAGLIVAGVLELLLPGIRRPRLRMLLAIAMVVIGLVVLILPGLTVRGLAVVVGVALIARGAIGIAIALAERGLTLDRRISETLLGAAAIVFGILALVWPDITLLVVAVVFGATLALTGIGALIAIVWKRRAEGEPRTDEPRTDTVARRWMRTIGAVCAVALAAGALVASVTLREGSPVVDEFYVAPRTVPGEPGELIRAEPFTRGVPDDAVAWRILYTTTHGDGSPAVASGIVVAPDDEDAHPVIAWHHGTTGFDRSCAPSLATDPFGSGAMFVLDDVIARGWTMVATDYIGLGTEGPHPYLIGEDSARAELDAVRAARDLDGTRLTKQTVAWGHSQGGGAALWSGVIGADYVPDVPLDGVVALAPASDLTALVAHLPDVDGGSVFASFVMSGYSGIYPDVRFSNYIRPGAEVTVREMSRRCLAAPDMLVSVLSVLALTDDPEIFRKDPATGPLGERLTQNMPPAQSEVPVLLGQGMSDDLIRFDMQSAYAAGQCGAGTYIDFRGYDGRDHLSLVAADSPAMDDVFAWTADRLDGVEASAACAAG; encoded by the coding sequence GTGACCCCCGACCCCGTCGAACCCGCTGACCGCGCCGGCATCGTCACCCGCGTCCGGCGCGCCGCCACGCACTGGCTGGCGCGGATGCCGTGGCCGGTCGGCGCCACCCTCAGCCTCATCGCGATCGCCCTCGGCGTCGTGCTGATCATCCGACCGACGACCTCGCTCGGCGTGCTCGCGATCCTCATCGGCGCCGGTCTCATCGTCGCGGGAGTGCTCGAGCTGCTGCTGCCCGGCATCCGTCGTCCGCGACTTCGGATGCTGCTCGCGATCGCGATGGTGGTCATCGGGCTCGTCGTGCTGATCCTGCCCGGTCTCACCGTCCGCGGGCTCGCCGTGGTCGTCGGAGTGGCCCTGATCGCCCGGGGCGCGATCGGCATCGCGATCGCCCTCGCCGAGCGCGGGCTCACCCTTGACCGGCGCATCTCCGAGACACTGCTCGGCGCCGCGGCGATCGTCTTCGGCATCCTCGCCCTCGTCTGGCCCGACATCACCCTGCTCGTCGTCGCGGTCGTGTTCGGCGCCACGCTGGCGCTCACCGGGATCGGTGCGCTCATCGCCATCGTGTGGAAGCGTCGAGCAGAAGGCGAACCACGCACCGACGAACCACGCACCGACACCGTCGCGCGCCGCTGGATGCGCACCATCGGCGCGGTCTGCGCCGTCGCGCTCGCCGCCGGCGCCCTCGTCGCGAGCGTCACGCTGCGCGAGGGCAGCCCCGTCGTGGACGAGTTCTACGTCGCACCGCGCACGGTGCCGGGCGAACCGGGCGAGCTGATCCGCGCCGAGCCGTTCACTCGGGGTGTCCCCGACGATGCCGTCGCCTGGCGCATCCTCTACACGACCACCCACGGCGACGGCAGCCCGGCGGTCGCGAGCGGCATCGTCGTCGCGCCGGATGACGAGGACGCCCATCCGGTGATCGCCTGGCATCACGGCACCACCGGTTTCGACCGGTCCTGCGCGCCATCGCTGGCCACTGACCCGTTCGGCTCCGGCGCGATGTTCGTGCTCGACGACGTGATCGCTCGCGGCTGGACGATGGTCGCCACCGACTACATCGGCCTCGGCACCGAGGGGCCGCACCCCTACCTGATCGGCGAGGACAGCGCGCGCGCCGAGCTCGACGCCGTCCGCGCCGCCCGCGACCTGGACGGCACGCGGCTCACGAAGCAGACTGTCGCGTGGGGTCACTCTCAGGGCGGCGGCGCGGCGCTGTGGAGCGGCGTGATCGGCGCGGACTACGTCCCGGACGTGCCGCTGGACGGCGTCGTCGCGCTCGCGCCGGCGAGCGACCTGACGGCGCTCGTCGCGCACCTGCCCGACGTCGACGGCGGCAGCGTGTTCGCCTCGTTCGTGATGAGCGGGTACAGCGGGATCTATCCGGATGTCAGGTTCAGCAACTACATCCGCCCGGGCGCCGAGGTCACGGTGCGCGAGATGTCGAGACGCTGCCTGGCGGCCCCCGACATGCTGGTCTCGGTGCTCTCCGTGCTCGCCCTCACCGACGACCCCGAGATCTTCCGGAAGGACCCGGCGACCGGCCCGCTCGGCGAGCGGCTGACGCAGAACATGCCGCCCGCCCAGTCCGAGGTGCCCGTGCTGCTGGGGCAGGGGATGTCGGACGATCTGATCCGCTTCGACATGCAGTCCGCCTACGCGGCCGGGCAGTGCGGGGCGGGGACGTACATCGACTTCCGCGGCTACGACGGCCGCGACCATCTCTCGCTCGTGGCCGCCGATTCTCCGGCGATGGACGACGTCTTCGCCTGGACGGCCGACCGGCTGGACGGCGTGGAGGCGTCGGCCGCCTGCGCCGCGGGCTGA
- a CDS encoding M13 family metallopeptidase, whose translation MTDALPSGLALSEFSSGIRPQDDLYRHVNGAWLDRTEIPDDKARWGSFHQLAEQAEKDVRAIIEESQDAAPGTLARKVGDLYTAFMDEARITENGLAPLEAPLAKVDAIDSIPSFLSAVGEFDRDGVAALIGVFVEPDPGNPERYVPFVLQAGLSLPDESYYRLESFEETRAAYRAHLERLLALAGVADAAATADRAFALEHEIAAHHWDNVESRDAVKTYNLKTWDELQQLVGVDLSPWRDGVAPSTGSGAQAGDAFAEVVAYQPSFFEGLGALLVEERLDDWKAWLRAKVVHGLAAYLTDDIVQENFSFYGTELSGVPTIRERWKRGVSLVEGLLGDAVGKIYVERHFPPAAKAAMDELVGNLIEAYRQSITELEWMSPETRRRALQKLDTFRPKIGHPVKWRDYDAVEIDASDLIGSVRSATVFEHDRQIGKVGQPIDRDEWFMSPQTVNAYYNPLMNEIVFPAAILQYPFFDAERDAAANYGGIGAVIGHEIGHGFDDQGSRYDHEGRLADWWTDDDRTAFEERTKALIAQYDTLVPVGLSEENKVNGALTIGENIGDLGGLGIALKAYALSLSPVVERAERDETPSAPVIDGYTGIQRLLLSWAQVWQQKSRDAETIRLLTIDPHSPNEFRCNQIVSNIGAFYDAFDVAEGDRLYLPEEQRVTIW comes from the coding sequence ATGACTGACGCTCTGCCCTCCGGCCTCGCCCTGTCCGAGTTCAGCTCCGGCATCCGCCCCCAGGACGACCTCTATCGCCACGTCAACGGCGCGTGGCTCGACCGCACCGAGATCCCCGACGACAAGGCGCGCTGGGGGTCGTTCCACCAGCTCGCCGAGCAGGCCGAGAAGGACGTGCGCGCGATCATCGAGGAGTCGCAGGATGCCGCGCCCGGCACCCTCGCCCGCAAGGTCGGCGACCTCTACACGGCGTTCATGGACGAGGCGCGCATCACCGAGAACGGCCTCGCCCCGCTCGAGGCCCCGCTCGCGAAGGTCGACGCGATCGACAGCATCCCGTCGTTCCTGTCCGCGGTCGGCGAGTTCGACCGCGACGGCGTCGCCGCGCTGATCGGCGTCTTCGTCGAGCCCGACCCCGGCAACCCCGAGCGGTATGTGCCGTTCGTGCTGCAGGCCGGCCTGTCGCTGCCCGACGAGAGCTACTACCGCCTGGAGAGCTTCGAGGAGACCCGCGCCGCCTACCGCGCGCACCTCGAGCGGCTGCTCGCCCTCGCGGGCGTCGCGGATGCCGCAGCCACGGCCGATCGCGCCTTCGCCCTCGAGCACGAGATCGCCGCGCACCACTGGGACAACGTCGAGTCCCGCGACGCGGTGAAGACCTACAACCTGAAGACCTGGGACGAGCTGCAGCAGCTCGTCGGCGTCGACCTGTCGCCGTGGCGCGACGGCGTCGCCCCTTCGACGGGCTCAGGGGCCCAGGCTGGAGACGCGTTCGCCGAGGTCGTCGCCTACCAGCCCAGCTTCTTCGAGGGCCTCGGCGCCCTGCTCGTCGAGGAGCGTCTCGACGACTGGAAGGCGTGGCTGCGCGCCAAGGTCGTGCACGGCCTGGCCGCGTACCTCACCGACGACATCGTGCAGGAGAACTTCTCGTTCTACGGCACCGAGCTCTCCGGCGTGCCCACCATCCGCGAGCGCTGGAAGCGCGGCGTGTCGCTGGTCGAAGGCCTGCTCGGCGACGCCGTCGGCAAGATCTACGTCGAGCGGCACTTCCCGCCGGCCGCGAAGGCCGCGATGGACGAACTGGTCGGCAACCTCATCGAGGCCTACCGCCAGAGCATCACCGAGCTCGAGTGGATGAGCCCCGAGACGCGGCGGCGCGCTCTGCAGAAGCTCGACACCTTCCGCCCGAAGATCGGCCACCCGGTGAAGTGGCGCGACTACGATGCCGTCGAGATCGACGCATCCGATCTGATCGGCAGCGTTCGCAGCGCGACCGTGTTCGAGCACGACCGTCAGATCGGCAAGGTCGGTCAGCCGATCGACCGCGACGAGTGGTTCATGTCGCCGCAGACGGTGAACGCCTACTACAACCCGCTCATGAACGAGATCGTGTTCCCGGCGGCCATCCTGCAGTACCCGTTCTTCGACGCCGAGCGCGACGCGGCGGCGAACTACGGCGGCATCGGTGCGGTGATCGGTCACGAGATCGGCCACGGCTTCGACGATCAGGGCAGCCGCTACGACCACGAGGGGCGTCTGGCGGACTGGTGGACCGACGACGACCGAACCGCCTTCGAGGAGCGCACCAAGGCGCTGATCGCGCAGTACGACACCCTCGTCCCGGTCGGCCTGAGCGAGGAGAACAAGGTCAACGGGGCGCTCACCATCGGTGAGAACATCGGTGACCTCGGCGGCCTCGGCATCGCGCTGAAGGCCTACGCCCTGTCGCTCTCCCCGGTCGTTGAGCGAGCGGAGCGAGACGAAACGCCTTCAGCGCCCGTCATCGACGGCTACACCGGCATCCAGCGCCTGCTGCTGAGCTGGGCGCAGGTCTGGCAGCAGAAGAGCCGTGACGCCGAGACCATCCGCCTGCTGACGATCGACCCGCACTCGCCGAACGAGTTCCGATGCAACCAGATCGTCAGCAACATCGGCGCGTTCTACGACGCGTTCGACGTGGCCGAGGGCGACCGTCTGTACCTTCCCGAGGAGCAGCGCGTCACGATCTGGTGA
- a CDS encoding serine hydrolase yields the protein MGSSSAPAPDPVEGSSATMRRSSRGGGRRVPRRAAVGRRSFTSTLRALEELADAGAQVSVHVADLDSATPVLRGDDHVTMPIAGLGVVPLLIEVAAGIEAGTIDALEIIDRADLELVSSSGLWRHLRAPALPIVDLAVLAATVGDPNAVNALLQRVGHERVRARIAALGMPRTALLDRFRDQRGPDDAPQVAVGTTQELALLFSSLVNSAVIDASVSAQVAEWLNLNYDLSLVAASTGLDPFAHDQDAHGLLFINKTGRDRGVRVEAGVLGGPRAGVVYALIVCFDDLSISHRLRAHDAFRTLGVELMEYTH from the coding sequence GTGGGTTCCTCCTCCGCTCCGGCACCCGACCCCGTCGAGGGCTCGTCGGCGACGATGCGCCGCTCGTCGCGCGGCGGCGGCCGCCGTGTGCCCCGACGGGCCGCCGTCGGCCGACGCTCGTTCACCTCGACGCTGCGCGCCCTTGAGGAGCTCGCGGACGCCGGTGCCCAGGTCTCGGTGCACGTGGCCGACCTCGACAGCGCGACGCCGGTGCTGCGCGGTGACGACCATGTCACGATGCCGATCGCGGGACTGGGCGTCGTCCCGCTGCTGATCGAGGTCGCCGCAGGCATCGAGGCCGGCACGATCGACGCACTCGAGATCATCGACCGCGCCGACCTCGAACTGGTGTCGTCGTCGGGACTGTGGCGGCACCTGCGCGCCCCCGCGCTGCCGATCGTCGACCTCGCGGTGCTTGCCGCCACCGTCGGCGACCCGAACGCGGTGAACGCCCTGCTGCAACGGGTCGGACACGAGAGGGTGCGCGCGCGGATCGCCGCACTCGGGATGCCGCGCACCGCACTGCTCGACCGTTTCCGCGACCAGCGTGGACCGGATGATGCGCCGCAGGTCGCCGTGGGCACCACCCAGGAGCTCGCGCTGCTGTTCTCGTCGCTCGTGAACTCCGCCGTCATCGATGCCTCCGTCAGCGCGCAGGTCGCCGAGTGGCTGAACCTCAACTACGACCTCAGCCTGGTCGCGGCATCCACCGGTCTCGACCCGTTCGCCCACGATCAGGATGCGCACGGCCTGCTGTTCATCAACAAGACCGGCCGCGACCGCGGCGTGCGCGTCGAGGCCGGCGTGCTCGGCGGGCCGCGTGCCGGCGTGGTCTACGCCCTGATCGTGTGCTTCGACGACCTCTCGATCAGTCACCGGCTGCGCGCCCACGACGCGTTCCGCACGCTCGGCGTCGAGCTCATGGAGTACACGCACTAG
- a CDS encoding alpha-hydroxy-acid oxidizing protein, whose amino-acid sequence MVSVAPNDPAAARGISRRTQSDIYRAGISGIRPAVPTDAAALEAAAEAALSAEAFAYIAGGAGSERTVAANRAEFDRWQIWPHPLRDVSARDLSVEFLGRTRPTPLVLAPLGVMEMAHPEADLAVARAAASAGVPYTVSNQASCPMERVAQAAPGAPRMFQLYWSASDELNASLLGRAEASGCEAIVVTLDTHLLGWRTRDLDLGYLPFTRGLGIAQYTSDPVFRELVEERAGASTGSATPDGPAVKVTPKAVAAGLMIARKGAALTGSQSLRENLRSPLPRTAIETFLDVFSTPALTWDDLAKAREWTGLPIILKGVMHPDDAARALDAGVDGVWISNHGGRQIDHSVPTLAVLPEIAERVGGQVPVVFDSGVRGGADVAIALALGASVVALGRSYAYGLGIAGEQGVREVIRNVLAELDITLGLAGLTAIGQLDRDALRAV is encoded by the coding sequence ATGGTCAGCGTCGCCCCGAACGATCCGGCCGCGGCCCGCGGCATCTCCCGCCGGACCCAGTCCGACATCTATCGCGCCGGCATCAGCGGCATCCGTCCCGCGGTGCCGACGGATGCCGCCGCACTGGAGGCCGCCGCCGAGGCGGCGCTGAGTGCCGAGGCGTTCGCGTACATCGCCGGTGGTGCCGGATCCGAGCGCACCGTCGCCGCCAACCGGGCCGAGTTCGACCGCTGGCAGATCTGGCCGCATCCGCTGCGCGACGTGTCGGCGCGTGATCTGTCCGTCGAGTTCCTCGGCCGCACCCGGCCAACCCCGCTGGTGCTCGCGCCGCTCGGGGTGATGGAGATGGCGCATCCCGAGGCCGACCTCGCGGTCGCCCGCGCGGCGGCCTCCGCCGGCGTGCCGTACACGGTGAGCAACCAGGCCTCGTGCCCCATGGAGCGCGTCGCGCAGGCCGCGCCGGGCGCCCCGCGCATGTTCCAGCTGTACTGGTCGGCCTCCGATGAGCTGAACGCGTCGCTGCTCGGCCGGGCCGAGGCATCCGGCTGCGAGGCGATCGTCGTGACGCTCGACACGCACCTGCTGGGGTGGCGCACGCGCGATCTCGACCTCGGGTACTTGCCGTTCACGCGCGGGCTCGGCATCGCGCAGTACACGTCCGATCCGGTGTTCCGCGAGCTGGTGGAGGAGCGGGCAGGCGCTTCGACAGGCTCAGCGACCCCGGATGGCCCGGCGGTCAAGGTGACGCCGAAGGCGGTCGCTGCCGGGCTGATGATCGCCCGCAAGGGGGCCGCGCTGACCGGCTCGCAGAGCCTGCGCGAGAATCTGCGGTCGCCGCTGCCGCGCACGGCGATCGAGACCTTCCTCGACGTGTTCTCCACGCCGGCGCTCACCTGGGACGACCTCGCCAAGGCGCGGGAGTGGACCGGCCTGCCGATCATCCTGAAGGGCGTCATGCATCCCGATGACGCGGCCAGGGCGCTGGATGCCGGAGTCGACGGCGTGTGGATCTCGAACCACGGCGGCCGCCAGATCGACCACTCGGTGCCCACTCTCGCGGTGCTGCCGGAGATCGCCGAGCGGGTCGGCGGGCAGGTGCCGGTGGTGTTCGACTCCGGGGTGCGTGGCGGAGCAGATGTCGCGATCGCGCTCGCGCTGGGCGCATCCGTCGTGGCGCTCGGCCGGTCGTACGCCTACGGGCTGGGCATCGCGGGGGAGCAGGGCGTGCGCGAGGTGATCCGCAACGTGCTGGCTGAACTCGACATCACGCTCGGGCTCGCCGGGCTCACGGCGATCGGCCAGCTCGACCGCGACGCCCTACGGGCGGTGTGA
- a CDS encoding type II toxin-antitoxin system VapC family toxin, whose amino-acid sequence MFSRRTSRVGLRRSSSARERGDVMITSALTRVEASRALLRRKGDLAAGFDRAFRDVLHGMGQSPITDLIIEFARTVGPAGIRSLDAIHLATATAFSVHEFWTYDDRLAEAVRGTGIPVRMPGRDSIGA is encoded by the coding sequence GTGTTCTCCCGGAGGACGAGTCGCGTCGGCTTGCGCAGGAGTTCGTCAGCGCGGGAGAGAGGGGACGTCATGATCACCTCCGCACTGACACGGGTTGAAGCCAGTCGCGCACTTCTGCGCAGAAAGGGCGACCTGGCAGCAGGGTTCGACCGTGCTTTCAGAGACGTGCTGCACGGCATGGGACAGTCGCCGATCACGGACCTGATCATCGAGTTCGCCCGGACGGTCGGGCCCGCCGGCATCAGGTCGCTCGACGCGATCCATCTCGCCACCGCGACCGCATTCAGCGTGCATGAATTCTGGACCTACGACGATCGGCTGGCTGAGGCGGTTCGCGGGACAGGCATCCCGGTTCGCATGCCGGGCCGTGATTCGATAGGGGCATGA
- a CDS encoding VOC family protein, translated as MLPVADRVILSLWSVQGFTEEIGQAPASGLAPITLSHNLATEAEADDVLAEAAGLGARVHPAQRREWGGYSGYFADPDGFRWEIAVNPGDTGKFVLPG; from the coding sequence ATGCTTCCGGTCGCCGACCGGGTCATCCTGTCGCTGTGGAGCGTGCAGGGTTTCACCGAGGAGATCGGGCAGGCCCCGGCATCCGGCCTCGCGCCGATCACTCTCTCGCACAACCTCGCCACGGAAGCCGAGGCCGACGACGTGCTCGCCGAGGCAGCCGGCCTCGGCGCTCGGGTGCATCCAGCGCAGCGCCGGGAGTGGGGCGGCTACTCCGGCTACTTCGCCGACCCCGACGGGTTCCGCTGGGAGATCGCGGTCAATCCCGGCGACACCGGGAAGTTCGTGCTGCCGGGCTGA
- a CDS encoding peptide MFS transporter yields the protein MSTVRGEQAHADHDTRFFGQPWALTHIFGVEMWERFSFYGMQGILLIYMYYSVARGGLGIDQGVATGIVGAYGGTVYLSTILGAWVADRLLGSERVLFYSAWVIMAGHIALALLPNLWGLGVGLVLVAVGSGGLKANATAVVGTLYSPTDVRRDAGFSLFYLGINLGAFLGPIITGALQSSIGFHWGFGAAAVGMALGLLQYSIGRRQLPDSARVVANPLAADRRLLVIGIGVAGLIVVAALVLTGVIRADNLAGVVILVTLVAAVAYFIVIISSRQIEPDARSRVISFIPLFVVNVGFWSLYQQQFTVLTIYSDQRLDRNILGFEMPVSWVNSINPIFVIILSGVFAAIWTKLGSRAPSAPVKFALGAMVMGAAFLLFLPWANGPAHSTPLLAIVLILLVFTVAELFISPPGLSVTTKLAPAQFHTQMVALYFLSVALGTAIAGWLAQFYDPTDEVPYFTILGGIAIVIGVALLLCVKPVLALMKGVR from the coding sequence ATGAGCACAGTCCGGGGGGAACAGGCACACGCAGACCACGACACCCGCTTCTTCGGGCAGCCGTGGGCACTCACGCACATCTTCGGCGTGGAGATGTGGGAGCGGTTCAGCTTCTACGGCATGCAGGGCATCCTGCTCATCTACATGTACTACTCGGTCGCACGGGGCGGTCTCGGCATCGATCAGGGCGTCGCGACCGGCATCGTGGGCGCCTATGGCGGCACGGTGTACCTGTCGACGATCCTCGGCGCCTGGGTGGCGGACCGCCTGCTCGGATCCGAGCGGGTGCTGTTCTACAGCGCCTGGGTGATCATGGCCGGGCACATCGCGCTGGCACTGCTGCCCAACCTGTGGGGCCTCGGCGTCGGGCTGGTGCTGGTCGCCGTCGGATCGGGCGGCTTGAAGGCCAACGCCACCGCTGTCGTCGGCACGCTGTACTCGCCCACCGACGTGCGCCGCGACGCGGGCTTCTCGCTGTTCTACCTGGGCATCAACCTCGGCGCGTTCCTCGGACCGATCATCACCGGCGCCCTGCAGAGCAGCATCGGGTTCCACTGGGGCTTCGGCGCCGCCGCCGTGGGCATGGCACTCGGGCTCCTGCAGTACTCGATCGGTCGCCGGCAGCTGCCCGACTCCGCCCGGGTCGTCGCCAACCCGCTTGCCGCCGACCGGCGCCTGCTCGTGATCGGCATCGGCGTCGCCGGACTCATCGTCGTCGCGGCTCTCGTGCTCACCGGAGTGATCCGCGCCGACAACCTCGCCGGCGTCGTGATCCTGGTGACGCTCGTGGCGGCCGTCGCCTACTTCATCGTCATCATCTCGTCGCGGCAGATCGAGCCGGATGCCCGGTCCCGCGTCATCTCCTTCATCCCGCTGTTCGTCGTGAACGTGGGCTTCTGGTCGCTGTACCAGCAGCAGTTCACGGTGCTGACGATCTACTCCGACCAGCGTCTGGACCGCAACATCCTCGGCTTCGAGATGCCGGTGTCGTGGGTGAACTCGATCAACCCGATCTTCGTGATCATCCTCTCCGGGGTTTTCGCCGCCATCTGGACGAAACTCGGCAGCAGGGCGCCGTCGGCGCCGGTCAAGTTCGCGCTCGGCGCGATGGTCATGGGCGCCGCGTTCCTGCTGTTCCTCCCCTGGGCGAACGGACCGGCGCATTCGACGCCGCTGCTGGCGATCGTGCTCATCCTGCTGGTGTTCACGGTCGCCGAGCTGTTCATCTCGCCGCCCGGCCTCTCGGTGACCACGAAGCTCGCGCCGGCGCAGTTCCACACCCAGATGGTGGCGCTGTACTTCCTGTCGGTCGCTCTCGGCACGGCGATCGCCGGCTGGCTCGCGCAGTTCTACGACCCGACCGACGAGGTGCCGTACTTCACCATCCTCGGCGGTATCGCGATCGTCATCGGCGTGGCCCTGCTGCTGTGCGTCAAGCCGGTGCTGGCGCTCATGAAGGGGGTGCGCTGA
- a CDS encoding response regulator transcription factor, protein MTGIRVVVADDQDIVRDGLVTVLGLIDDFEVVAEAADGEQAVRAVGMHRPDVVLMDLRMPGTDGISATARIAAEFPATRVLVLTTFDDDESITLALQAGARGYLTKDAGRAQLASAIRALADGQQVLGDSVGRRLIERLSSGPADPLAALRTRFPELTRREAEVAMLVAADATNGEIAQRLYISPTTVKSHINALFAKLGVKTRAEAVAVLR, encoded by the coding sequence ATGACCGGCATCCGCGTCGTCGTCGCCGACGACCAGGACATCGTGCGCGACGGACTGGTCACGGTCCTCGGCCTGATCGACGACTTCGAGGTCGTGGCCGAGGCGGCCGACGGCGAGCAGGCGGTACGGGCCGTCGGCATGCACCGTCCCGACGTCGTGCTGATGGACCTGCGGATGCCGGGGACCGACGGCATCTCGGCGACCGCGCGCATCGCGGCGGAATTTCCCGCGACACGCGTGCTGGTGCTCACCACCTTCGACGACGACGAGTCGATCACCCTCGCGCTGCAGGCGGGTGCGCGCGGGTACCTCACGAAGGATGCCGGGCGCGCACAGCTCGCCTCGGCCATCCGTGCGCTGGCAGACGGACAGCAGGTGCTCGGAGACTCCGTCGGAAGACGGCTGATCGAGCGGCTGAGCAGCGGGCCCGCCGATCCGCTCGCCGCACTGCGCACGCGTTTCCCCGAACTCACCCGGCGCGAGGCCGAGGTCGCCATGCTGGTGGCAGCGGATGCCACCAACGGCGAGATCGCGCAGCGGCTGTACATCTCCCCGACGACGGTGAAGTCGCATATCAACGCGCTCTTCGCGAAGCTCGGCGTGAAGACGCGGGCGGAAGCCGTGGCGGTACTGCGCTGA
- a CDS encoding sensor histidine kinase, translating into MPEPADPDAAEPELQASPRLPGPRGAGRLISLVGIAFTAYALSADAASAAPWAIVVGIAALAAWLALTALPPATPLWPRLVLLAVMIVAGGVTSAATASIASAVLVVGIVTVLGSTAVPLSLGFVFTASGLLTIAICALTAPPVLQVLVSIAGVAAGVLIGLARRQTRLATDRERRTAQELVEANRALAASAVRDERARIARDLHDVLAHTLGGLVVQLDAVEALAEAGRVDQAAARAHSARELAADGLRDARIAVGVLDGTRALDLADLADQVRHLVATEQRLGASVAADIADLHGTATPALVQAFGEAARESLTNARKHAPAASVRLRLGPDGGMLVLDVANDLAGPHSALAGSGSHRGLDGIRERFSALPGGEVRISDSAGAFRLRAEAKVS; encoded by the coding sequence GTGCCCGAGCCCGCAGATCCCGATGCCGCAGAGCCCGAGCTCCAGGCATCCCCTCGCCTTCCCGGTCCGCGCGGAGCCGGGCGTCTGATCTCGCTCGTCGGGATCGCATTCACCGCATACGCGCTGTCGGCGGATGCCGCATCCGCCGCTCCCTGGGCGATCGTCGTCGGCATCGCCGCTCTCGCGGCCTGGCTCGCGCTGACCGCGCTGCCGCCGGCCACCCCGCTCTGGCCGCGACTGGTGCTGCTCGCCGTGATGATCGTCGCCGGCGGCGTGACCTCCGCGGCGACCGCCAGCATCGCCTCGGCGGTGCTCGTCGTCGGGATCGTGACCGTGCTCGGCTCCACGGCGGTGCCGCTGAGCCTGGGCTTCGTGTTCACCGCATCCGGTCTGCTGACCATCGCGATCTGCGCGCTGACCGCGCCGCCCGTGCTGCAGGTGCTGGTGTCGATCGCCGGCGTCGCGGCGGGCGTGCTGATCGGGCTGGCCCGACGGCAGACCCGGCTGGCCACCGATCGTGAGCGACGGACCGCGCAGGAGCTGGTCGAGGCGAACCGCGCTCTCGCTGCCTCGGCCGTGCGCGACGAGCGGGCCCGGATCGCCCGCGACCTGCACGACGTGCTGGCGCACACGCTGGGCGGCCTGGTCGTGCAGCTCGACGCCGTCGAGGCGCTGGCCGAGGCCGGTCGCGTCGATCAGGCGGCCGCCCGTGCGCACTCCGCCCGTGAGCTCGCCGCCGACGGGCTGCGCGACGCACGCATCGCCGTGGGCGTGCTCGACGGCACCAGGGCACTGGACCTCGCGGACCTCGCCGATCAGGTGCGGCATCTGGTGGCGACCGAGCAGCGGCTCGGAGCATCCGTCGCCGCCGACATCGCCGACCTGCACGGCACGGCGACGCCGGCGCTGGTGCAGGCGTTCGGCGAGGCCGCCCGCGAATCGCTCACGAATGCGCGCAAGCACGCGCCGGCAGCATCCGTGCGGCTGCGTCTCGGCCCCGACGGCGGGATGCTGGTGCTCGACGTCGCGAACGATCTCGCCGGCCCCCACTCCGCTCTCGCCGGGAGCGGTTCGCACCGCGGCCTGGACGGCATCAGAGAGCGCTTCTCCGCGCTGCCGGGCGGCGAGGTGCGCATCTCGGACAGCGCCGGCGCGTTCCGGCTGCGCGCCGAGGCGAAGGTCTCATGA